From uncultured Fibrobacter sp., the proteins below share one genomic window:
- the hisE gene encoding phosphoribosyl-ATP diphosphatase, whose translation MTFEEMFALACQRKKDMPEGKGTTELFKKGPHGIGKKLVEEAAESWMAARFESRDAQCLELSQVLYYVAVMMAEKGLTLEEVYAKL comes from the coding sequence ATGACATTTGAAGAGATGTTCGCACTGGCTTGCCAGCGCAAAAAGGATATGCCCGAAGGTAAGGGCACTACGGAACTGTTCAAGAAAGGCCCGCACGGCATCGGCAAGAAACTTGTTGAAGAAGCCGCCGAAAGCTGGATGGCAGCACGCTTCGAAAGCCGCGACGCCCAGTGCCTCGAACTTTCCCAGGTGCTTTACTATGTGGCCGTAATGATGGCCGAAAAAGGTCTCACCCTCGAAGAAGTGTACGCTAAACTATGA
- the hisG gene encoding ATP phosphoribosyltransferase has protein sequence MIKVALPNKGMLFEPTQELLKACGYKATKPYKTLTQLDTKNGIEFFFLRPSDIPMYVGRGIIDAGITGIDFNAEAKSPAVKVLDLPYGASKMCAAVPNESPVQSLDELKNATIATSFPHIVEGYYKKDMNFVVLEGAVEISVSLGVADAIVDVVETGTTLKQAGLRIVGEPLFRSNAALFCNPQKTELEEVNTLIRRIQGKLVAQTYMMIEYDCPAEILQKACELTPGLDAPTVTKLHGREWYAVKAMVPQEEANAIMDKLWDVGARSILLFGIKSARI, from the coding sequence ATGATTAAGGTAGCTCTCCCGAATAAGGGCATGCTCTTTGAGCCTACCCAGGAACTTTTGAAGGCTTGCGGTTACAAGGCCACCAAGCCCTACAAGACTTTGACCCAGCTCGACACCAAGAACGGAATCGAATTCTTCTTCTTGCGCCCGAGCGACATCCCGATGTACGTGGGCCGCGGCATTATCGACGCCGGCATCACGGGTATCGACTTTAACGCCGAAGCCAAGAGCCCGGCAGTCAAGGTTCTCGACCTGCCCTATGGCGCCTCCAAGATGTGCGCCGCAGTCCCGAACGAAAGCCCGGTGCAGTCTCTTGACGAACTCAAGAACGCAACGATCGCCACCAGCTTCCCGCACATTGTCGAAGGCTACTACAAGAAGGACATGAACTTCGTGGTGCTCGAAGGCGCCGTCGAAATCTCGGTGAGCCTCGGCGTGGCAGATGCCATTGTCGACGTGGTCGAAACCGGTACAACGCTCAAGCAGGCTGGACTTCGCATTGTGGGCGAACCGCTCTTCCGTAGCAACGCCGCCCTCTTCTGCAACCCGCAGAAGACCGAACTCGAAGAAGTCAACACGCTGATCCGCCGCATCCAGGGCAAGCTTGTCGCTCAGACATACATGATGATCGAGTACGACTGCCCGGCTGAAATCCTCCAGAAGGCATGCGAACTCACTCCGGGCCTCGACGCCCCGACGGTGACCAAGCTGCACGGCCGCGAATGGTATGCCGTGAAGGCCATGGTCCCGCAAGAAGAAGCAAACGCCATCATGGACAAGCTTTGGGACGTCGGTGCACGCAGCATCCTGCTATTCGGTATCAAGAGCGCCCGTATTTAA
- a CDS encoding EAL domain-containing protein has protein sequence MQTLAYLARQPILDREGKIYAYELLFRDSPESDIAIIASDVLATAQVLENVLNNIGIERLIGNNKAFVNCSRNMLLDNLFGLLNPKYFVLEVLEDVEVDEAIVKAVQRYRALGFELALDDFIFNDEFITRFKPLFPYVSYVKMDVVDNSQESMNAAAIFFKTMGIKLLAEKVEDEATFKRCEEVGYDYFQGFFFAKPELVTGRKIDATSATLLQLLLRIKSRPSLEDMVESISKHEDIAQNLLRFVNSDSETRHSRIDSVKDAIVWVGMRRIQEWLMLMLYARPELGMSPQASPLFQNASHRAKFMESLARCIDENNDDFCAKAFMVGLISRMDALVRAPLETILPDAPADDEMQDALLNRTGRLGTLLRLADAVELDDRESIQACLKEEGLHFAQLKLCINESYSFANEH, from the coding sequence ATGCAAACACTTGCTTACTTAGCACGCCAGCCTATCCTCGACCGCGAGGGTAAGATTTACGCGTATGAGCTCTTGTTTCGCGACTCGCCCGAAAGCGACATCGCAATCATTGCAAGCGACGTACTTGCCACCGCGCAAGTGCTTGAAAACGTGCTGAACAATATCGGCATCGAACGCCTGATCGGAAACAACAAGGCGTTCGTGAACTGCAGCCGCAACATGCTGCTCGACAACCTGTTCGGGCTTTTGAACCCCAAGTACTTCGTACTCGAGGTTCTCGAAGACGTCGAAGTCGACGAGGCGATCGTCAAGGCCGTCCAGCGCTACAGGGCACTGGGATTCGAACTGGCGCTCGACGATTTCATCTTTAACGACGAATTCATCACGCGCTTCAAGCCGCTATTCCCTTACGTCAGCTACGTCAAGATGGACGTGGTCGACAACTCGCAAGAGTCCATGAACGCAGCCGCCATCTTCTTCAAGACCATGGGCATCAAGCTCCTGGCCGAAAAGGTGGAAGACGAAGCCACGTTCAAGCGCTGCGAAGAAGTGGGCTACGACTACTTCCAAGGGTTCTTCTTTGCAAAACCCGAACTGGTGACCGGCCGTAAAATCGACGCGACCTCGGCAACGCTTCTGCAGCTGTTGCTCCGCATCAAGTCGAGACCCAGCCTCGAAGACATGGTTGAAAGCATTTCCAAGCACGAAGACATCGCCCAGAACCTGCTCCGGTTCGTGAACTCCGACTCGGAGACCAGGCACAGCCGTATCGACTCCGTCAAAGACGCTATCGTGTGGGTCGGCATGCGCCGCATTCAGGAATGGCTGATGCTCATGCTTTACGCCCGCCCGGAACTCGGCATGAGCCCGCAGGCATCGCCCTTGTTCCAGAACGCAAGCCACCGCGCGAAGTTCATGGAAAGCCTCGCCCGCTGTATCGACGAAAACAACGACGACTTCTGCGCAAAGGCATTCATGGTGGGCCTCATCAGCCGTATGGACGCTTTGGTGCGCGCCCCGCTCGAAACCATCTTGCCGGACGCCCCTGCCGACGACGAAATGCAGGACGCCCTCCTCAACCGTACGGGCCGCCTCGGTACACTACTCCGCCTGGCCGACGCCGTGGAACTCGACGACCGCGAATCCATTCAGGCATGCCTCAAGGAAGAAGGCCTCCATTTCGCACAACTGAAACTCTGCATCAACGAATCCTATAGTTTTGCCAATGAACATTGA
- the recR gene encoding recombination mediator RecR gives MNIEPQSLEALIGEFSSLPGIGQKTARRLAYHILSKNEGDVERFSANLLNAKKNVHPCPRCYAFTDEDLCPVCKARPDSKCICVVEKSSDIVPFERSGIYKGTYFVLGGVISPLDGIGPEHLHLPELVKRIKDEGIEELIFALGSSPEADSTALMLDHMLAGVNVKRTRLARGIPMGSDLEFVDEVTMLRAFEGRVSL, from the coding sequence ATGAACATTGAACCGCAAAGTCTTGAAGCGTTAATCGGGGAATTTTCATCGCTCCCCGGAATCGGACAGAAAACTGCCCGTAGACTTGCGTATCATATTCTTTCTAAAAACGAAGGTGATGTAGAACGTTTCTCGGCAAACTTGCTGAACGCCAAAAAGAACGTTCACCCCTGCCCGCGCTGCTACGCCTTTACCGACGAGGACCTTTGCCCCGTTTGCAAGGCAAGGCCCGACTCCAAGTGCATTTGCGTGGTCGAAAAGAGCTCCGACATTGTTCCCTTTGAACGTTCGGGCATTTACAAGGGCACTTATTTTGTCCTTGGCGGCGTGATTTCACCCTTGGACGGCATTGGTCCCGAACACCTGCACCTGCCCGAACTGGTAAAGCGCATTAAGGACGAAGGCATCGAAGAACTTATATTTGCATTAGGTTCTAGCCCCGAAGCCGACAGTACAGCCCTCATGCTCGACCACATGCTGGCAGGCGTAAACGTCAAGCGCACGCGACTGGCTCGCGGAATCCCCATGGGTTCGGACCTTGAATTTGTTGACGAAGTCACCATGCTCCGCGCATTCGAAGGGAGAGTCAGCTTATGA
- the yihA gene encoding ribosome biogenesis GTP-binding protein YihA/YsxC, with amino-acid sequence MIEKTPKGTKANLPPKTVHHGPVMVGDYKIVSAEFVKGSTSIKHLPEERLPQIAFLGRSNVGKSSLMNALMGRKDLVKVGRTPGKTRELNFFKVNGRFFLVDLPGVGFAKVSNAKRDQMADFIRDYVEKCKDLKGLVYLVDVRHGGHAIDIETVEAIRASGCPVLIVASKRDKANQSELAKGLRSIKEKFGLDQNPLSVSSLKKFGLGDLWHQILEAIEQKNESTEP; translated from the coding sequence ATGATCGAAAAAACACCGAAAGGGACAAAGGCGAATTTACCGCCTAAAACGGTTCACCATGGCCCTGTCATGGTGGGCGACTACAAGATTGTCTCTGCAGAATTTGTCAAAGGGTCAACAAGCATCAAGCACCTTCCCGAAGAACGCTTGCCGCAAATTGCCTTCCTCGGACGCTCCAATGTGGGCAAATCTTCGCTCATGAATGCCCTGATGGGCAGAAAAGACTTGGTAAAAGTGGGCAGAACCCCCGGAAAAACCCGCGAATTGAATTTTTTCAAAGTCAACGGACGATTTTTTCTAGTAGATTTACCAGGTGTAGGCTTTGCAAAAGTCAGCAACGCCAAACGCGACCAAATGGCAGACTTTATCCGCGATTATGTGGAAAAGTGTAAAGACCTGAAAGGTCTCGTATACTTGGTAGACGTGCGTCACGGAGGCCACGCCATCGATATCGAGACGGTCGAAGCCATTCGAGCCAGCGGTTGCCCCGTGCTGATTGTCGCAAGCAAACGCGACAAGGCGAACCAGTCGGAACTTGCAAAAGGACTCCGCAGCATCAAGGAAAAATTCGGGCTCGACCAGAATCCCTTGAGCGTGAGTTCCTTAAAGAAATTCGGACTCGGCGACTTGTGGCACCAAATTTTGGAAGCGATCGAGCAGAAAAATGAGAGTACGGAGCCCTAG
- a CDS encoding ABC transporter permease translates to MRVRSPRNWQRFTLPAKVFHLLGLFLLRRPFGQQIALFCRAVSSIFSKNRSLKADSRNIIMQTFFTAVEIFPILFVVATLFGAVTIIEVLSMMSKMGFADFVGNMIVVVVIRELGPILTAFLIAGRSGSSLTAYIGSMVINYEVDALATMGVNPIRFLVMPSLIGGCIAMLIMNVFFSASAICGGFILTKCAIFMSGMSGVMQSEMSNIQLTWSYLSDEILKAITLEDFIFLILKPLVFGAIITTNACYQALNIPRDVRQVPKAVSRSVIKSFLYIVVADVIISIFYLVDYMNNLNQLI, encoded by the coding sequence ATGAGAGTACGGAGCCCTAGAAACTGGCAACGATTCACACTCCCCGCAAAGGTATTTCATTTGCTGGGTCTGTTCTTGTTGCGCCGTCCTTTCGGACAACAGATTGCCTTGTTCTGCAGAGCCGTCTCTAGTATCTTCTCTAAAAACCGCAGTTTAAAAGCCGACTCCCGTAACATCATCATGCAGACGTTTTTTACGGCAGTCGAAATTTTCCCGATTCTTTTTGTCGTGGCAACCTTATTTGGTGCCGTTACCATTATCGAAGTGCTTTCGATGATGAGCAAGATGGGCTTTGCCGACTTTGTAGGAAACATGATTGTGGTGGTCGTCATCCGCGAACTCGGCCCTATTCTCACGGCATTCTTGATTGCAGGTCGAAGCGGCTCTTCGCTAACCGCCTACATCGGGAGTATGGTCATCAACTACGAAGTCGACGCGCTTGCCACCATGGGCGTCAACCCGATTCGTTTCTTGGTCATGCCGAGTTTGATCGGCGGCTGCATCGCCATGCTTATCATGAATGTCTTCTTTAGCGCAAGCGCCATTTGCGGCGGATTCATTCTTACCAAGTGCGCGATATTCATGAGCGGTATGAGCGGCGTCATGCAAAGCGAAATGTCCAACATTCAGCTGACCTGGTCTTACCTGAGTGACGAAATCCTGAAAGCCATTACGCTCGAAGACTTTATCTTCCTTATTCTGAAGCCCCTTGTCTTTGGCGCCATTATTACCACCAACGCCTGCTACCAAGCCTTGAACATTCCCCGCGATGTACGCCAGGTCCCCAAGGCTGTTTCGCGTTCCGTGATCAAATCTTTCCTGTACATTGTCGTTGCTGATGTGATTATTTCGATATTCTACTTAGTGGACTACATGAACAACCTTAACCAGCTGATCTAA
- a CDS encoding ABC transporter ATP-binding protein, which translates to MFSKPRILGYFRGIEMDPQKELFSNVYLKVKRGETICIGGPSGQGKSALLRVIAGLTRPTRGNIYYFGEYLPPEKLTALEVAKRQVGMVFQNGALISNLRVRDNIAMPLRYHKMGTPAEIEEKVNMAMDLMRVREEADLFPHMLSMGMQKRVAIARSWAMDPKLLLMDEPTAGLDNYNRRNLLPLIDNMRTLFKTTIIIVTHDLMISKELDCNICFLHRKTLTEPKPFDYWLNTDSEISRELFRDLRNSG; encoded by the coding sequence ATGTTCTCTAAGCCGAGAATTTTAGGGTATTTCAGAGGCATCGAAATGGACCCGCAAAAGGAACTGTTCTCGAACGTGTACCTTAAGGTTAAGCGCGGTGAAACCATTTGCATTGGAGGACCTTCAGGTCAGGGAAAGAGCGCACTTCTTAGAGTCATTGCCGGACTTACACGCCCTACCCGCGGAAACATCTACTATTTCGGCGAATACCTTCCGCCCGAAAAGTTGACCGCCCTGGAAGTCGCGAAGCGCCAAGTAGGCATGGTGTTCCAGAACGGAGCCTTGATTTCAAATTTGCGCGTACGCGACAACATTGCCATGCCGCTCCGCTACCACAAAATGGGCACCCCAGCAGAAATTGAAGAAAAGGTCAACATGGCCATGGACTTGATGCGTGTACGCGAAGAAGCCGACTTGTTCCCGCACATGCTCAGTATGGGCATGCAAAAGCGTGTGGCCATCGCGCGCAGCTGGGCTATGGACCCGAAGCTTTTGCTGATGGACGAACCCACAGCAGGTCTTGACAACTACAACCGCCGTAATTTGCTGCCGCTGATTGACAACATGCGTACCTTGTTCAAAACGACAATCATTATCGTGACGCATGACCTTATGATTTCGAAGGAACTGGACTGCAACATTTGTTTCTTGCACCGCAAGACACTCACGGAGCCCAAGCCCTTTGATTACTGGCTCAACACCGATAGCGAAATTTCTAGAGAGCTGTTCCGCGACCTGAGAAATAGCGGCTAG
- the pyrC gene encoding dihydroorotase, giving the protein MFLPLPDDFHAHLRQGELMPGYVRDLVQQFGRAIIMPNTVPAMTSAKAIADYKAQILEAAKAVRPDFVPLMTFKLNPNYTEQDLKDMMAVGVVAGKYYPAGVTTNSADGISDFEGIFPVVAMMEHLGLVLCVHGEEPGEFCLDREPAFIKRVETLAEKFPKLKIVFEHLSSAKSVEAVKRLPANVAATFTVHHLMMTLDDIVGDALRPHHFCKPLPKRPEDRAAIREAAFSGNPKFFLGTDSAPHQLGKKECPCGAAGVYSAPVAIPLLVQEFERAGHLDKLPNFIAGYGADFYGLPRTTKQIEVVREKWTVPAIVNGVVPLAAGQELDWKLV; this is encoded by the coding sequence ATGTTCCTTCCTTTACCTGACGACTTTCATGCGCACCTCCGCCAGGGCGAATTGATGCCCGGTTATGTGCGCGACTTGGTTCAACAATTTGGCCGCGCCATCATTATGCCGAACACGGTGCCCGCGATGACATCTGCCAAGGCGATTGCCGATTACAAGGCGCAGATCTTGGAAGCGGCAAAGGCCGTGCGCCCGGATTTTGTTCCGCTCATGACATTCAAGCTGAACCCGAATTACACCGAGCAAGATTTGAAGGACATGATGGCGGTCGGCGTTGTGGCGGGCAAGTATTACCCCGCCGGCGTGACCACCAACAGCGCCGACGGCATCAGCGATTTCGAAGGCATTTTCCCGGTGGTCGCCATGATGGAGCATCTTGGCCTTGTGCTGTGCGTGCACGGCGAAGAACCGGGTGAATTCTGCCTGGACCGCGAGCCCGCCTTTATCAAGCGCGTCGAAACCTTGGCCGAAAAATTCCCGAAGCTCAAAATCGTCTTCGAACACTTGAGCTCGGCGAAGTCGGTCGAGGCAGTCAAGCGACTCCCCGCGAACGTGGCCGCCACCTTCACGGTGCACCACTTGATGATGACGCTTGACGACATCGTGGGAGACGCCTTACGGCCGCACCATTTCTGCAAGCCGCTCCCGAAGCGGCCGGAAGACCGTGCCGCCATTCGCGAAGCCGCCTTCAGCGGCAACCCCAAGTTCTTTCTCGGCACGGACTCTGCGCCGCACCAGCTCGGCAAAAAGGAATGCCCCTGCGGCGCAGCAGGCGTCTACAGCGCCCCGGTCGCCATCCCGCTCTTGGTCCAAGAATTTGAACGGGCTGGCCACCTTGACAAGCTCCCTAATTTCATTGCCGGCTACGGCGCCGACTTTTACGGCCTTCCGCGCACGACCAAGCAGATCGAAGTCGTCCGCGAAAAGTGGACGGTGCCCGCCATCGTAAACGGCGTGGTCCCTCTCGCCGCCGGGCAGGAACTCGACTGGAAGCTCGTATAA
- a CDS encoding type I 3-dehydroquinate dehydratase: MPSDSRKYLVGLVGPDVLEAAEKDLFHPVRLDLDNCDAIEIRYDFFDESEWPTLSERVRHIVDNKIQIGTIRLQRDGGKFPDARAVERLELWKRILSGKQVPEWLDLERDCLSDFKALNDMAYPIGVSLLISEHNFVRIPTDMELETFAADIKRVGAQGLKIAAMSNSDSDCDRLYKFAKKYGKKFQLFAAFGMGETGRVSRLWSLNEGANLTYGSIGHSEAPGQIEVSVMRRALDQTENLHSQMEILAFLEQF, translated from the coding sequence ATGCCTTCCGATTCTCGCAAATACCTTGTTGGCCTTGTAGGCCCAGACGTTCTCGAAGCCGCCGAAAAGGACTTGTTCCACCCGGTGCGTCTCGACCTCGACAATTGCGACGCGATTGAAATCCGCTACGATTTCTTCGACGAATCGGAATGGCCCACGCTCTCCGAAAGAGTCCGCCACATCGTCGACAATAAAATCCAGATTGGCACCATCCGCTTACAGCGCGACGGCGGCAAATTTCCCGACGCCCGCGCCGTAGAACGCCTAGAACTCTGGAAGCGCATCCTTTCGGGCAAGCAAGTTCCCGAATGGCTCGACCTCGAACGCGACTGCCTAAGCGATTTCAAGGCCTTAAACGATATGGCCTACCCCATAGGTGTCAGCCTGCTCATCTCGGAGCACAACTTCGTGCGTATTCCGACCGACATGGAACTCGAAACCTTTGCTGCAGACATCAAGCGCGTAGGCGCCCAAGGGCTAAAGATTGCCGCAATGAGCAATTCCGACAGTGACTGCGACCGCCTGTATAAGTTCGCAAAAAAATACGGCAAGAAGTTCCAACTGTTCGCCGCCTTCGGCATGGGCGAAACAGGCCGGGTCAGCCGTCTTTGGTCATTGAACGAAGGCGCCAACCTCACCTACGGTTCTATCGGCCATTCCGAGGCTCCGGGCCAAATCGAAGTCTCCGTGATGCGCCGCGCCCTCGATCAAACCGAAAATTTGCACTCCCAGATGGAAATTTTGGCTTTTTTGGAGCAATTCTAG
- a CDS encoding PTS sugar transporter subunit IIA, protein MRLSERFVDNCILINSKSTSKEQILNELVDTLCSAYKLDHRNEIFDAVWTREQSRSTGIGCGLAVPHAKIDCVDRMCMAAATIEGGLDFASFDGEPVYLIILIVSPGNTVGPHLKALSSVSRLLADGGVRKDLIASKDPAEFLTILRAAEDKYL, encoded by the coding sequence ATGCGCCTTTCCGAAAGGTTTGTCGACAATTGCATTCTGATTAACTCCAAGAGCACGTCCAAGGAACAAATCCTGAACGAACTCGTGGATACGCTTTGCAGTGCCTACAAATTGGATCACCGCAATGAAATCTTTGATGCCGTCTGGACTCGCGAACAGAGCCGTTCCACCGGTATCGGTTGTGGACTTGCCGTTCCGCACGCCAAGATTGACTGCGTAGACCGCATGTGCATGGCCGCAGCCACTATCGAAGGGGGCCTCGATTTCGCCTCGTTCGACGGCGAACCGGTTTACCTGATCATTTTGATCGTCAGCCCGGGCAACACCGTGGGCCCGCACCTCAAGGCTCTTTCCTCCGTCAGCCGTCTTTTGGCCGATGGCGGCGTCCGCAAGGACCTGATTGCCTCCAAGGATCCGGCCGAATTTCTGACCATTCTCCGCGCTGCCGAGGACAAATACCTCTAA